Below is a window of Arabidopsis thaliana chromosome 2, partial sequence DNA.
TGTCTTAGGCGAGGCTCTTTTCTATGCTGTTCGTATACTCATCGCAAGGAGTGTGAGCCGTTTAGATTTTTCTCAAAGCTCAAACTGTGTCTTCATTCTTCTAGTTGATTCGCAGTATGGAGGTGTTGTAAAAGTTGAAGGGGACGTAAATAAATTGGATTTTGACTTGAACAATGTTTATGAGTGCGCAGCAGATTGGATAAAGAAGCATTCTAAGATAGCAGTGTCACCAGTTGACAGAATATGGAACAAGCTGGGAAATGCCAACTGGGGAGACATTGGTGCTTTGCAAGTGGTGTTTGCCACTTACCATAGTATAATGCAGTACTTTGGGGCACCCAGACATTCCATTGAAGACTTAGCTGCTGACCATAGTTCTCGCCTTCACTCAAGACGACAGGAGAGGCAGTTGGGAGATACTAGTCTCAGTGAAAATGGTATGTTTAGGTTCCAGCAGAGTACCATGTCTCCTGAAATTGTCGAAGTTCAAGAAGAATCAACCAAAATCGAGCCTGAACCTTCGATGAAACTGGAAGTTGGATCGGTTCTATGGTTGGAGGAGTCAAACTATCAAAAAGGTTATCAGATTAACGAAATATTGACTAATGGTACACTTCCTTATCATATTGCATCGCCAGTGGATGATGCAGGGAAGTCTGTGTTTCTGTATGTTGGTTCTCCTCCTTCACAGCTTGAGCCAGCTTGGGAAGACATGAACTTATGGTATCAGGTTCAGAGACAGACTAAGATATTAAGTATAATGAAACAGAGAGGACTCTCTAGCAAATACCTGCCGCAGCTCCATGGGTCTGGTCGGATCATTCATCCAGGCCAATGTCAAAAACCAAGTTCAGGTGGACGATGTGATCATCCTTGGTGTGGAACTCCCATTCTTGTGACTACTCCTGTTGGCGAGACAGTAGCTGATTTGGTGAACGAGGGTCGGTTTGGTCCAGAAGAAGCTATTCGATGTTGCCACGATTGCTTATCTGCActttcttcatcctcttcagCTGGAATTCGACACGGTGATATCCGCCCAGAAAATGTAGTTTATGTCACTTCTGGTGTAAGACATCCTTACTTTGTACTAATTGGTTGGGGTCACGCGGTGCTTGAGGATAGAGATCGACCCGCAATGAATCTTCACTTCTCCTCGACTTACGCACTCCAGGAAGGGAAACTCTGTGCTGCCTCAGATGCAGAGAGCTTGATATACATGCTTTATTTCTGTTCTGGAGACTTCCCTGAATTGGATTCAGTTGAAGGAGCTCTTCAATGGAGAGAGACCTCTTGGTCCAAAAGATTGATTCAGCAGAAGCTCGGCGATATCTCAACCGTTTTGAAAGCATTCTCTGACTATGTTGACAGTCTATGTGGGACACCTTATCCATTAGATTACGATATTTGGTTGAGAAGATTGAAGAGGAATCTTTCAGAAGACCATGGGAAAGAAATTGAATCTTCAGGCTAAGCTCTTATATAAACATCCGATTTCTTTTGAACATTCTTTCAGGTGCTCTCTGTCTGCTTAACCTGTCCGAGACTGGAAGCCTCACGATGAGATGTATCCTTCGGTTTTGCCAAGTCTGAAAAGTTTGGGACCTTGTTCTCTTCTTGTACAGGATCTTTGGAATGGATTAGATTCTGTGTTTTTCCCTTCGCTGTTAATGCTCTGgtcctttttcttcattattattgttatcttGAGAGTGAttctctattattttattgtaaaggTGAGAGCTTTTGTTCCCATTTTGACTTGTGTTAAACTTAACGagttttttagtttctgtGCTTTCTTAACCTAAATGTAACATTGATTTTGTCTCGGCTCCGTTATATTATTTCACGTACTCAGGAAACCAAAAATGGGTGAAGGACAATGAAGATACTGTTTTGAATAACCCTGTAACGCAAGAAACTCACGCCACAATGACTACACTTGATTCTTTCtgctatcttttttttgtctgagTCGAAAAAGTTTACTCGTTGAAGACAAAAAGTGAATCGCtttagaaacaaagagagtataGTTTACACAAGTCAGCAAGCATTGTTCACAGGCGCAAAGATTCTGTAACAGATCTATGTTCTTATCCAAGGGGTTTTTTGGTTGTCCTACCTCGATCTCACATCAATGCTCGAGTTTCTTGTTATATTCGCGGGTTCTTGAATCCCCGGGATGTAAAACGCGGCGGTTTCTTCGCTTACACCTTTCTTCTTGACAGTTTCTTcgctgctgttgttgttgtcataCTCCAGTGTATGGAGTTGTAAACCGACCTTACTGTTTTTGCAACCGCCAATTTCCATTTCCATATCATATTTATCTCCTCGGGGTCCAAAAGTTCGGTCTAGCTCAGATGCAATGGATCCAACCTCCTCGTCAGGTTCCTCTGGAGCCCAGTCTCTGAAGTTGATCATGGGAGGTGGAATTCTGGCAAAGAACAACTCATATAGGTTCTTGAAGAGACCCTTTCCATAAgggttttctttcttgtcaTACCGATACCGGAAATTCTCATAAGTTGTCTGcaaaatagtaacaaaagaGTCAAAAATTTGCAAAGTTATAGCACAAAACAGAGCAGCAATAGTCAAATAAAGGTTAAGGATCTTGCCTGATTGGTGCAGATGAGGTAGAGATGGAAAACAGTGAGCCCGCCGACAAACCAGACAACGACGAAGCAGTAGAGGATGAGAACAACAAATACTAAGTCGTTTGTGATGACCATTAACAACATCTTGCCGTGTACCTCAAGCATACTGACCCATGAGAAGACAAAGACGTACAAGCAGAGGAGTGTTGAAGTTGATATGAAACAGATGAAGTATGGATAGTTTCGCTGCAAAGAGCTATTATGTTAATCACAGTTTTTGTTGCATGAGATTCAAAAATAAACGTTTTGGAAGACTTACTAAGGCTATGCATTGGCCAACCCATGGACAATGATGATCAAACCTTTGAACACAGTTGTTACAGATTGAACAGTGAGAGGCGCGAGGAGGACGGTAAAGCAAACATGTATCACAAAATTTAACTTTGACAGTGTAGCCATTCACCAATATATCCTTCGTTCGAGGTATCTTTGTATTACCGAGTTTGTTGTTTACCCACTCTGAGGATTGAGTGATCATATCAAGCCCTTCTGCTTCAGgtgcttctttgtttctagGGATAATCCCGGGGTCTCTCGATGATGTTAAGAAGAGAAATGTAAAATCCTGTAAGGAAGAAGCATGAATATGATGCAGAAAGGGCAACGAAAtctcagaaagaaagaaacatgtttttagggttttaccaGGACAGTGAGCAAAAGTGCACCCAACAATATAAGAGAGTGGAACAAAGGATAGCGTTTTCCGATCAAAAAAACCATTCGTATGCAGAAAGTGAGAGCAGGACCTCCAATCATAGCTGTTGTCAGAAGGAGAGACGATGCATCTGGACCAAAGACTAGTCTCCCTCCACAATAAAATCTCTGAACGAACAAAACAAGTCAAGCTAGTTCAGACATTGCAGAACATAATCTCAGCTTTCAATTGTTCAAATCTAATTCAGGCCATGATGCGTGGTTTGCAAGGCAAGTTATTATGTCACGCATTACAAAAACGCTTTCTTTTTGTCtgtaaaattcaaaaacaagagaaaaacttGCATTGGCAAAAGAAAAGGCATACATTGTTGCCGGGCCAGAGTTGGTAGATTCTCTTGGGTTTATGATCTTGAGAAAACATTATATCGTCATCGGAAGGAGCATTATGGACATGACAGCTTTTCTTCCTCCCCATcaccaccttcttcttcctcaagcCTCAGACTCAACGACGAAACGCCCAAAGCGTAATCTCCATTGCCTGGTTTGTGTGTCGTCGTTGTCGCAGCCAGCGAACGAAACCGGAGATTTCAAATCGCTGCCGCCGGGCTTTTGGCTCGTTTCTTCCTCCTCGTCGCAAAATCTCTATCCTCTTTGGCTCCActcttccctctctctctctctctctctctctctctctctctctctctctctctctctctctctctctctctctctctctctctctctctctctctctctctctctctctctctctctctctgtcttgcTAATTAAGGTTTGTTTCAAAGAAtagtttctctttcttcccCTTAAAGCTTTTACCTCCGCCATTGGAAGTTCGTCAACACCAATATCCATTCTCTCTGGAACATCCTTAACATAGCAAATCTCACCATCACAGCAATTTTCTAACTTTTTCTCCTGATTTTTAGCAACTttccaaaaaccctaatttcattGCTTCTCCCGCACGCGCCATTTTCTGtttcaacaatcaacaacCGAAACCAAGGTTCAAAATGGTTTTGCACTTTGTAACGTTGCATTGACcatgagcttttttttttttcttttttttttttggtcaaacacaATATTTATGAGCTAAAACCATTAGAATTTGCATATTACATACATAACCAAGAATTAATAAGAATATACAGACCAGCTTATTAGTTCAAACGAAATTAGGTAAGAAATcgttatttgtttcttttttgtcaacttgtgtttttcttttgagtataAGTACACTGATATAGTcaaaagtaaactaaaaatatatatatatatataaatcatgaGTAAGAGCCCCattaaagaagataattaTAAATCGAGAAGCATTAGCAAAAGTAGCAAAAGATGACCAGTATAACATAAACTAAAAGTCTGATTTCTAAAAATCAcattaaaaaagtttaacaCACTCCGACACTcgtttcaaaacaaacataatttttaagttttaaacaaCATAACAGTTTTTGTGGAGTGAGTTTAGTATATTcgaaataaaaatctaactACATATGGGATATCACATATTTGactatactttttttttttttttccgacaAACGTTATTCATTACTTAAACAGAGTCATTACAAAGTTGTTACTCAAGTCAAAAAGGTAAAGTACCAGTATCAGAATAAAAGCATGTAGAAATACAACCAAACTTGGCCAAGTCATGTGCTAACTTATTTCCCCGTCTACGAACAAAGCTAAaatgaatatttgaaaattttgaagccCAAAAATGTATATCCTCTTAAAGGTTGGCAATAGAACTGTGAGATGTTGATCCGTTGGCTAGATTTATCAGTGTTTGACTATATATAATGGAATAATTAGGTGAAAATTTCGAAATGCATCTTAGCAGAGATGGTGATGACTTAATAAATtatatcttattaattttgggtaaaaaagaagaaaatatatatttgtggtCAACATCTGTTTGTATAGGAGAATTATGTTCTTTATTCTAACTTTGACCAGAAAATTTACCTTTTACAAGAAAGAACTTACCCCTTTATATTACAAGATCATGCCTACTTGATATGATCCTATTACAACATAATGAAGAATCATAGGGATTTGTCGTGATACACATATCCCAGTAGCCTTCACACTATATAATCAGTctaaacaaagaagaagaagaagaagaagaagaagaagaagaagaagaagaagaagaagaagaaatgaacaaaatctcaaatcattaattaatgaacaaaatctcaaatcaaacCGAAATTACTTTGATTAATGATTTTAGAAATGTTATTATGAATTGTTCAGATTTAGAGTTTGTATGTTTTAACTAATGTAATCCTCTAAAATCtcattaaatacaaaaaaaattattcgtAATTACTAATTCCTTATCCACAACAAATTCCTTGACAAATTAGAAGAGAGTCTAAAttgtaaaaaaacaatacaccCAGTTATCAAAACCAACGATAATTTGATCTCTCAATACCATACAAATTGTAttataagagaaaacaaatttagcaTTGGTTGATTTTACAATATAATCTAAACGGAAAGagttttttatacatataattgTAAGAAAGATTTTAACCgtataataaaatagtaaaaagaataattgaaaattaacTACAGCTTAACAGAGATATAAAAAACAGTACACATTGATTCAAGGGGCAATATACAACTCATTAAATCGTGAAAACTTGTTTAATGACATTGTTTATTagctatttattttaatataaaaaattggtCAACGTGTTGATATAGAAAAATGTATGgttttttctaactttgaccagaaaatttcacttttttacGGGAAATAACTTATACCCCTTTCCTTTTATATGACAAGATCATGTCTACTTTGCAAAACTAATTGATCCTATAGTAACTACAACATCATGATGACGATTTCCTAATCACCCCAATTAATCATAGGGATTTGTCGTGATACACATACTCCAATacacactatatatatatatataatcaatctacacaaagaagaaacaaaaaaaagaaagaagtaagaGATTATTATGAAAATGGCAATCACCATGAAAACTTTAATTGCATATGTTTTCACTGTCCTCCTCATCATCTCTTCTGTTCATTGTCGtatgacaacaacaactagTCCAGGTATTGGTTTATCCTTGTACCCACATTTTATAATTAtcgttttgttttaataatcatttttatcaataaataGGTTTTGGAATAAAGCAGCAGGATAGACAATGCTTCGAGCATGCACCATATTTATGTCGTGGCGGAGAAGGCGACTGCCGTATGTATTGTAGAgatcttgatttttcttttggcacATGTTTTTCTGGTGTATGCTGTTGTCAAATTTAAATACAAgtataagcaaaaaaataaaccaattTACTATTTGGTATCTGCTTGGAAATTAACGTATCAATATTTATCAAATGTTTTGATTGTCCTATACAtctgttattattatttttacgtCGAAATTGAGatatattgattaaaaatgattaaagtCATAGTACAATTGTTCAATTATCCCAGAGGATAGACACAATCAGAATTgatggaaagaaaaagacacaTACAGAGTTGAAATTACATTATAGACACCCAAATTTACGTTTTGCCCACCCAGATATGAATGTCTTGGCATAAGCTTGCTATAGACGTATCATAATTACCTTCATTGTCTGATACATAATACTTTGAAcgagataaataaatataatatcgAAATTACTTTgattaatataaacaatagcTTTTGCAATTCGAaagaaatctcaaatcaaGTCGACAAAcaatttaatgattttaaaatagttgATTGTAGAAAAATTGTTATGATTTGTTGTAAAGTCTCCCTAAACCAGTAAATCCTActtaataaaaccaaaagatttgtttttttcatctaaaatcttttaaaatcattaaagatttaatgcttaaaatttgaaatatttctaTCCAACAACAGTGTATTTTAAATCAGTTTTCCAAACAACTAGTTTCATAACATCGGATTTAGAAGATATTCTAAAATCCCTAGTTGAATGACATATGATTATGTTctttttcaagaatttgaatACACCTTCTAAGTACTGTATACGGGGAAAACAAATCACATATTTAACTACTATATCGCCAATGTTTATAATCAGGTACAAAATTCTTGAATACACCCTTCTAAATATATCaggaaaacaaatcatattcTACTATacataaaagaatatataccaTATTATTtgccagaaaaaaaaaccatatcaCCAATGTATACACGTAACTataggttaaaaaaaattaagcaaaTAGATACTCCCTCGATCTTCGTTGGTGTATACAGTATACATACCCCAATATAAATAGTTTGTGTCACACTATAAGTATGATCAGTctaaacaaagaagaaacatttaaaataaaaacaggtTAAGAGATTATCATAAAAAAGGGCAATCAACATGACAAGTTTAATTGCATTTCTTTTCACTGTCCTTGTCATCGTATCTTCTGTTCATTGTCGTATGACAACTGCTAGTACTCCAggtataaattgtttttttcttcttcttatatcCCCATTATGAacaaggttttgttttgtttttaattaatgtacaTACTACATtgtgttaataatttttatcaaCCACTAGGTTATGGGATAAAGCAGGAGGATCGTCTATGCATCCAAGGACAAGAAGGAACAAAGTTATGTAGTTCTGGAACAAGTCGCGACTGCCttaacttttgtttaattCGTGGTTATGCTGGTGGCTCGTGTTATGCTTATACTCTTGATCAATGTTGTTGTCGTATTCCTCctccaaaactaaaataatgtATTGGTTACATCATATCCAGAacgaaatatataaatcaatttgGGCAATAGTTTCTgaaaaatttgaacaaaatctaaaatcaaaTCGAAATACAACTTAAggaatgtaaaataaataggAAGTCAGTCCAATAACACAAATTATTATGTAACACATTATTGGGCCGCGGCCCAGCTCAATATCTACTTAACATTACTAAACAAGTAATTGTAATTGAGAGGTGTTTCGTCTTGGAGGAAGCGGCCATTGAAGCGCCACGAAGtctcattcttctttctccaataATAACAGAGAGCGATTCTTTTTACTATtccaatttcattttcaatgttACCAACACGAGCTCAGATTTTCATACACCAATTTTTCTATATGCATCGTTATACACAGAAGCAGTCGCGGATCTCAATTTCAGGTGTTTGCGATTCCGATTTAGGTTTGATCGGTTGAAATTTTTTCCGATGGTGGATCATTACCAAGTTCTAGGCGTTACGAGAAACGCGACGAAGAAGGAGGTTAAAGATGCGTTTAGGAGATTGGCGATTAAGTATCATCCGGATAAGCACGCTCAGTCTCCGGAGCATGTTCGTCATAACGCCACCGTGCGGTTTAAGCTTGTATCGGAGGCGTACGAAGTTTTGAATGATGATCTGAAACGCGCGTCTTATAACGCTGGTAGCGATTCTGATTGCTTTCGCCGTACGAGCGGTTCGTATAGTAATCCGTATGGAAATCGTGGTGGCAGAGCGCAAGGTTCTGGTTACGGTTATGGTTATGGTTACTCTACGAGGAATCGTCAGGCCTCTAGCTTCAGCAGCGGGTTTGATTCGACGTTTCGTTATTTGACTACGCGAGCGTTTCTATTGAATCTCGCATTAGCTGGGTATGTGACAACTTCTTGCTTAGCCTATTGTTAGATAATAGATTGGTATCTGAGTATTTTTGCTGTAATTGGTGAATTGGCTTACTGTTGATTGCGGATTCATATTTCACAGCGTTCGTGATTAGTTTTTTGGCTGCTTCTTAGTTATGGTCTTGTTTATGGGGCTTTTATCTGCTCAGTGTTGTATCCTTACTAAAGTGGTTCTCTTATCTTTGATATTCCAGTGGTCTGTACTTTGCGTTTACTGCGATTGATACAAGCGGAGAAACACTATGGAAAATGCGTAACTCAGGGGTGAGTATCATATTTTCCATCAATGATCGTGTTAAGCTATTGGCTGTGTTGATAATCTTGCATTCTTGCCTTTTTTTATCCTGTGATATACATACATTGGTGTTTTTAACTGGGGTTTTTTTCCTGTTGATGGATGCATTTTAGTGTATGAGTTctcaaatttatcaaattgaaCTTCTTGTGAACTAAATGCGCTTGATGATTATATCTCTGCACCTCTTATTCGTGTCGCCATAGGTGTAGCTAGAATGAATTCCAAAAATTGTAGCAGCTAATGGTGTCCACATATATGCACACTAGATAGCTTTAGAAGTGTGACAAAGGAGAATAtgttcaaacttcaaaacatTGACTAATGACTAGTGTATAAGATTGGTGTTGCAGGTCATTGACTACTGAGAATGATCAGTAACCTATATGCTCTTTGTAAAATATAGAACCGTCTATGAGAACATTTTTGACTCATGGTAGGGTTTGCAAGAAGTTATAGATGCAAAATGTGTATTTTGAAGCAATGATCTTTGTTTCCACATCAGTAGGATAGAGAAAAAGTATCTTGTTAGAAAACCTCACATGTGTAGGATTCTATAACCGTAGAGTAAAATGAGCATACTTATTGCTGAggatattaaattattaatggTTGGTTTCCAATTTCCGTTaataggaaaaacaaaagcatgtGCATCTCTGTTTGTTTACATGCTACATGGATATTCGCCTCTTCCTGATTGGGTTTCCTTCATCTGTATTTACACCACAGCTAATAACTGATACGACTTTTGCATATTATCAGAAATCATTCGAAGAAGCAATGGAATCAATCGAGAAATCAAAGTCACATAAAGATGAAGggtgaaagagaagaatcaaaggTACTTCTAAAGACTTTGACTTTTTAAGCTGCTTCTGTGGGCCTGGTGGGTTTGTGTGGGTCATTGCTAGGGACTTTTATAGATTTCACTCTCTTAGACAGGAGATGTGAAAATGTAagtaaatttatcaaaaatgaaCCATGAGAagttgaaaaccctaatttatcATGAAGTGTAATAGATAGGTTTTTATGTTCTTGTAACAAATATTCATCTCTCCAGATAATAATCGATTATGAGAGAAGTCCTAGTACACGCAATTGTATTTGAATGCATAATGGGCAAGCAGAGATGGGATGttgtaataaaacaaaaacttattttggctttgtatcaGTAATGGAGACATTATTGTATTAGTGGTCGTAACGTATTTGATTGTCTTAATAGAAAAGATGCTGACATGATATTTACCCTCCTCccttaaaaaatatattatgattattatatagttcttctctattttcaaCGGTGAGAAGACTCCAACGCTAATGCGCATTATCAACTTTAGCTTCAGTTTCCTTTACCAACTAACCCCAACTTAGAATTTTGTATTATCTCATTCGATTAGctgaatatttttaatagataGATTTGTGACTTATCCTCTAAATAGTTTTAAAGTCAAAAGAACTCAGATTTGATCCATTACATcgataaacaaaaactatgaACAAGATTATTCATGAAGGGatgcaaagaaaacaaacctaaaAAGTTAAAGATTACGTCTAAGACTGAAAGAAACAGATCACATAACCTTCCACGATTCAAGCGTTGGAAATGTTGGGTAATTATCAAACTCCACGGCAGAACCACCGGGGTCGGCCGTTGCACTTGGCTTCCCCGACGGTAATCCTACACTGCTGCTGTTACCGGAGAAAGCATTTCCCACTGCGAGATTCTCCTGGTGATGATTAGACAAAAATGCTGATGTGTCGAGCATTGGAACCGCCGTGGATCGATCCGAAGGACCACAAGGCAGTTTGTTAACGAACCTAAGCGGCTCCGGCTTGACAATCGGATCGAAAATACCAAAGGAAGAAGAGTCATCGATGTACTTGGCGCCAGTCACTTGCTGAACCATCTGACGAAAGTTGGACGGATCCGCCGTTATGAAAGTAGTCTGAGATTTCTTGGAAGCACGAGCGCGGCGCTTGGCGGCTTTACCGTCGGTAAGAAGGCAGTTACGTTTCCGTTTAGCTCCTCCGCCGATGATTTCTGGATCAGAAGCACCGGAGACGGTAGAGGAGAGTGTGTTAGTGGAAGAAGGGTGAGAAACAGCGGAGGAATCgaagaaagcagaggaagGAGTGAGAGTATGAGGGGCTGTGACGGTGGTATGGAGAGCTCTTGCGAGCAAATCGTTGTCGTGAGAGAAGGTATCAGAAAGCAACCATGAATCAACGTTGAAACCTTGGCGATATAACCAAGAATCAACGCTTGCTAATCCCTCCGAAGTCACCATAACCGGTGAAGAAGATGGTCGCTGGGTTTctgaaaggagaagaagaagaagttagagaaagaaagagagaggtgagaaatgaaaaatggGGCCGAGGAAGTTTATATAAGGACGGCGAGAAGCGATGGAAACCGCGTTGAGCGGAGATTGAAAGGGACACGTGTCACAGCTTACTCGTACGGAACTTTTATTCAGCTAACGAGTGAGAGATtatcataaaacaaattagattatTGAATTATGtcacagattttttttttttttgttaaagatgaATTATGTCAGACTTATACAAAATCGAATGGATAACATGTGGATAGTATGTATGTACTCTGTAACAAGcgaaagaaatttttttttattgcgtATATCCAATATTCAGACAATCTCCTTTGCAATATTGATTGATCCAATAAGAATATCTTCAACTTTTAGATACATCCTTTCTACGCGGTGAGACATGCAAATTAgccccaaaaagaaaaagaaaaatgaggaaGGTCAATATCCAACGGCTGATGTTTACTTACTTAAACGCTTGTTGCTCTCAGTGGGACCAAAAGAGTTAGAGAAATAGAATCGGTCGTTTTCAGCTTCGGTCTTTCTTTTGTACCCTCCTATATCTTTCTGTATATCATACTCATAGTGGctttaacaaatattttaaacaatatatgaAGGTGATTTGcgtattctattttttttttcatttagatAAGACGCTTACTCTAAGTTTTACATGGTGTTAAGTAAGTACAAGTTTGAGctataatttttaatacaaaccaaaattaataacTATGTTTAGGagttcaaaacttcaaattataTGCAATGAATTGGCTTATGTGAAGggtcaaacaaaacaaatgtcaaaattgattataactttattttaaagacaacaaaaatgcgtttatatgtatattttatcCTTTTATGACAATGATATTTTCATCCTTTTTATGgagaaaagtaaaagaaaattttgaatattgtttatttttgtttgcttgtttaAATAAcacgaatatatatatatatattcaaaattccAGGTAAGCCCAAAAGAACTAACTGTgttaaatgagtttttttcaaCGCGTTAATATGATTATACAGTTATAGAGTGAAGATGAACGCCATTCAAAGTAATCATAAAGACTGttgaaatagttttttttacaagttGTTTCACCACTCTCAACTGCatacaagaaaaatgttttcaataaaatGGATTTCTAGTTTAATCGACAAGTAAAACTAGATAAATGTAGTGCACACAAtagttttctatatattacaatgatttaattatttttcttatgaagaTGATATTTTAACAGTTTACGTCTTTATAATGCCACGATAATAGCAAAATAAGTCTGCTATGGTCGAACGACGCTTAAGTAGCACATCAAAAACATAGTTTTTACAAGCCCATATATACTTTCTTCAAGTTGCAAAACATCCAACTGAATAAATGTACCAgcataccaaaaaaatgattcttGAATTTCACCTGTcatataacattttaaaaagttcaCAACGCATACA
It encodes the following:
- a CDS encoding Molecular chaperone Hsp40/DnaJ family protein (Molecular chaperone Hsp40/DnaJ family protein; LOCATED IN: endomembrane system; CONTAINS InterPro DOMAIN/s: Molecular chaperone, heat shock protein, Hsp40, DnaJ (InterPro:IPR015609); BEST Arabidopsis thaliana protein match is: low-molecular-weight cysteine-rich 51 (TAIR:AT2G41997.1); Has 35333 Blast hits to 34131 proteins in 2444 species: Archae - 798; Bacteria - 22429; Metazoa - 974; Fungi - 991; Plants - 531; Viruses - 0; Other Eukaryotes - 9610 (source: NCBI BLink).); amino-acid sequence: MAITMKTLIAYVFTVLLIISSVHCRMTTTTSPGFGIKQQDRQCFEHAPYLCRGGEGDCRMYCRDLDFSFGTCFSGVCCCQI
- the LCR51 gene encoding low-molecular-weight cysteine-rich 51 (low-molecular-weight cysteine-rich 51 (LCR51); LOCATED IN: endomembrane system; CONTAINS InterPro DOMAIN/s: Molecular chaperone, heat shock protein, Hsp40, DnaJ (InterPro:IPR015609); BEST Arabidopsis thaliana protein match is: Molecular chaperone Hsp40/DnaJ family protein (TAIR:AT2G40995.1); Has 48 Blast hits to 48 proteins in 2 species: Archae - 0; Bacteria - 0; Metazoa - 0; Fungi - 0; Plants - 48; Viruses - 0; Other Eukaryotes - 0 (source: NCBI BLink).); amino-acid sequence: MTSLIAFLFTVLVIVSSVHCRMTTASTPGYGIKQEDRLCIQGQEGTKLCSSGTSRDCLNFCLIRGYAGGSCYAYTLDQCCCRIPPPKLK
- a CDS encoding Chaperone DnaJ-domain superfamily protein (Chaperone DnaJ-domain superfamily protein; FUNCTIONS IN: heat shock protein binding; INVOLVED IN: protein folding; EXPRESSED IN: 15 plant structures; EXPRESSED DURING: 7 growth stages; CONTAINS InterPro DOMAIN/s: Molecular chaperone, heat shock protein, Hsp40, DnaJ (InterPro:IPR015609), Heat shock protein DnaJ, N-terminal (InterPro:IPR001623), Heat shock protein DnaJ, conserved site (InterPro:IPR018253); BEST Arabidopsis thaliana protein match is: DNAJ heat shock family protein (TAIR:AT3G08910.1); Has 23632 Blast hits to 23626 proteins in 3271 species: Archae - 169; Bacteria - 9664; Metazoa - 3923; Fungi - 2297; Plants - 2373; Viruses - 11; Other Eukaryotes - 5195 (source: NCBI BLink).); protein product: MVDHYQVLGVTRNATKKEVKDAFRRLAIKYHPDKHAQSPEHVRHNATVRFKLVSEAYEVLNDDLKRASYNAGSDSDCFRRTSGSYSNPYGNRGGRAQGSGYGYGYGYSTRNRQASSFSSGFDSTFRYLTTRAFLLNLALAGGLYFAFTAIDTSGETLWKMRNSGKSFEEAMESIEKSKSHKDEG